GTCGGCGAAGCGGTCGAGACCGCTCGTGGCGCCGGCGCGGGCGAGCGAGACGTCTTCGGCGTCGAGCAGATGCACCACGATCGTGTCAGCCGCGACGATCGTCGGCGTCGCCGACGACAACGCCGACACCGAGAAGATGAGCAGCGGCGGGTCGGCGCTGACCGACGACACGCTCGAGGCCGTCAGGGCGACGGGCCCGTGCTCACCGAAGGCCGTGATGACGGCGACGCCGCCGGGGTGGCCGCGGAAGGCGCGCTTGAAGTCGTCGGCCGACACCGACGTGCCGATGGCGGGCGTGCTCTCGGGGACGCCGTGCGGTAGCGAACTCATACCTAGACGCTAGGCGCTTCCGGCGCCCGTGACGCCCTCTGGCGCAACACGATGAAACGCGCAAGGCGATTCGGGCCCTCGGGAGACGACGAACGGGCGGGCCCGCGCCGCATCGAGCCGTGACGACCGTGCGCACGCCCCGCAGCACGAAGGACCCGGATGCCGCGGCATCCGGGTCCT
The DNA window shown above is from Microbacterium proteolyticum and carries:
- a CDS encoding flavin reductase family protein; this encodes MSSLPHGVPESTPAIGTSVSADDFKRAFRGHPGGVAVITAFGEHGPVALTASSVSSVSADPPLLIFSVSALSSATPTIVAADTIVVHLLDAEDVSLARAGATSGLDRFADTSAWSRLPTGEPVYHGVRAWLRCKVVSRMDAGGSTVIAAQALQVDVERDLEPGEAGAALVYYNRSWHRLGEHSLLDD